One Aquisediminimonas profunda genomic region harbors:
- a CDS encoding aminoacyl--tRNA ligase-related protein, with translation MKHALSITRAQNFAEWYQEVIAEADLAEESGVRGCMVIRPWGYGIWERIQKLMDAQIKLAGVENCYFPLFIPLSFFEKEADHVEGFAKEMAVVTHHRLKSIDGKLTPDPDSKLEEPLVVRPTSETVIGAAMSRWIQSWRDLPMLTNQWANVVRWEMRTRMFLRTSEFLWQEGHTAHADKAEAMAETLRALEMYRAFAEGPLAMPVVAGEKPENERFPGADATYSIEAMMQDGKALQAGTSHYLGTTFAEAAGIRYQDKDGGLQLCHTTSWGVSTRMIGGVIMVHGDDDGLRCPPQIAPQQIVIVPMLRDNDEDAAVIDYARALASDLRGLTAFGEPVRVLLDTKAIKASNKRWAWVKKGAPLIVEVGPRDVAGGNVAVIRRDRLYTDEGKLASAITARGDFVAAVCAMLEDIQSSLYAEAKGRLDAGIRRDVTDLAAHFAGDEKVVGWVEVQWSRPTGDALDAIVQQLKALKITMRNAPMDAAPADGPCFFTGAPAVERILIGRTY, from the coding sequence ATGAAGCACGCCCTTTCCATTACCCGAGCCCAGAATTTCGCCGAATGGTATCAGGAGGTCATTGCCGAGGCAGACCTTGCGGAGGAATCGGGCGTGCGCGGCTGCATGGTCATTCGCCCGTGGGGCTATGGCATCTGGGAACGCATCCAGAAGCTGATGGATGCGCAGATCAAGCTTGCGGGTGTCGAAAACTGCTATTTCCCCCTCTTCATTCCCCTGTCCTTCTTCGAAAAGGAGGCGGATCATGTCGAAGGCTTTGCCAAGGAAATGGCTGTCGTCACGCACCACCGCCTGAAATCGATTGACGGGAAGCTCACGCCGGATCCTGACTCAAAGCTGGAAGAACCGCTCGTCGTCCGGCCAACCTCCGAAACCGTGATCGGCGCTGCAATGAGCCGTTGGATCCAGTCATGGCGCGACCTGCCGATGTTGACCAACCAATGGGCCAATGTCGTCCGGTGGGAAATGCGGACGCGCATGTTCCTGCGCACGAGCGAATTTCTCTGGCAGGAAGGCCATACGGCGCATGCCGACAAGGCTGAAGCCATGGCCGAAACATTGCGCGCGCTCGAAATGTATCGCGCCTTTGCCGAAGGCCCGCTGGCGATGCCCGTCGTGGCTGGCGAGAAGCCCGAGAATGAACGCTTCCCGGGTGCCGATGCAACCTATTCCATCGAAGCAATGATGCAGGACGGCAAAGCGCTCCAGGCCGGGACGTCGCACTATCTCGGAACGACCTTCGCGGAAGCCGCTGGCATCCGTTACCAGGACAAGGATGGCGGCCTCCAGCTTTGCCATACGACAAGCTGGGGCGTATCGACACGCATGATCGGCGGCGTCATCATGGTGCACGGCGATGACGATGGCCTGCGCTGCCCACCGCAGATTGCACCGCAGCAGATTGTGATCGTTCCTATGTTGCGCGACAATGACGAGGATGCGGCGGTGATCGACTATGCCCGGGCCCTCGCCAGCGATCTGCGCGGGCTGACCGCCTTTGGAGAGCCGGTTCGTGTGCTCCTTGATACCAAAGCCATCAAGGCCTCCAACAAGCGCTGGGCCTGGGTCAAGAAAGGTGCCCCGCTGATCGTGGAGGTGGGCCCGCGCGACGTGGCTGGCGGCAACGTCGCCGTCATTCGCCGCGATCGCCTCTATACGGATGAGGGCAAGCTGGCATCGGCCATTACGGCGCGGGGCGACTTTGTGGCCGCGGTTTGTGCAATGCTCGAAGATATCCAGTCATCGCTCTATGCTGAAGCCAAGGGTCGACTGGACGCCGGCATTCGGCGTGACGTGACTGATCTGGCAGCGCATTTTGCGGGCGATGAAAAGGTCGTCGGCTGGGTCGAAGTCCAATGGTCAAGACCAACGGGCGACGCGCTCGACGCGATTGTCCAACAGCTGAAGGCCCTGAAGATCACAATGCGCAATGCGCCAATGGATGCTGCGCCTGCAGACGGGCCATGCTTTTTCACTGGAGCCCCGGCCGTTGAACGGATCCTGATCGGGCGGACCTACTGA
- a CDS encoding cytochrome P450, with translation MATAFLGDTVDPLDVSRPELYAEHRWHEPFRHLRKEAPVHYTPDSAFGPYWSVSTYKPIVHVEALPDIYSSSWTNGGGISIVDRGADEKPMPNFIAMDRPKHTDQRRTVAPAFTPSEMVRMSSDIRQRTVEILDGLPWGERFDWVDRVSIELTTQMLAILFDFPWEDRRLLTFWSDWAGDVEVRKDPVKNAERTRHLQDMGAYFKTLWDAKSGKDPTPDLISMMLHSDAMSHMDAQEFMGNLILLIVGGNDTTRNTMSGLVYALNKFPDQRRLLEGDTAHIPNSVAEAIRWQTPLAHMRRTALADAELEGQRIRKGDKVVLWYISANRDESVFPNADNFLVTRENARRHLSFGYGIHRCVGARLAELQVTILLEEMARRRMRVNVCEEPVRVAQSFVNGYKSMLVELERY, from the coding sequence ATGGCGACCGCATTTCTTGGCGATACCGTCGACCCTCTTGATGTCAGCCGACCAGAACTTTACGCTGAACACCGATGGCATGAGCCGTTCCGTCACCTGCGCAAAGAGGCACCGGTTCACTATACACCAGACAGTGCATTCGGCCCCTATTGGTCAGTGTCCACTTACAAGCCGATTGTCCATGTCGAGGCGCTTCCCGACATCTATTCCTCATCCTGGACCAATGGAGGCGGGATCAGCATTGTTGATCGCGGTGCAGACGAAAAGCCGATGCCCAACTTCATTGCGATGGACCGACCGAAGCACACGGATCAGCGCCGCACTGTCGCACCTGCGTTCACACCAAGCGAAATGGTACGGATGAGCAGCGACATCCGCCAGCGGACAGTCGAGATACTCGACGGACTTCCCTGGGGCGAGCGGTTCGACTGGGTCGATCGCGTGTCGATTGAGCTAACCACGCAGATGCTGGCCATATTGTTCGATTTCCCTTGGGAAGATCGACGCTTGCTGACTTTCTGGTCCGACTGGGCAGGCGATGTCGAAGTGCGCAAGGATCCGGTGAAGAATGCCGAGCGGACGCGGCACCTCCAAGACATGGGGGCCTATTTCAAGACCTTGTGGGATGCAAAGTCAGGCAAAGACCCGACTCCCGACCTGATTTCCATGATGCTCCATTCCGATGCGATGAGCCATATGGATGCCCAGGAATTCATGGGCAATCTGATCCTGCTGATTGTGGGCGGCAATGATACGACGCGCAACACAATGTCCGGCCTGGTTTACGCTTTGAACAAATTCCCGGATCAGCGCAGACTTCTTGAGGGCGACACGGCGCACATCCCGAACAGCGTCGCAGAAGCCATTCGCTGGCAAACGCCGCTTGCGCATATGCGTCGTACCGCACTCGCCGATGCCGAATTGGAAGGTCAGCGCATCCGCAAGGGTGACAAAGTCGTCCTCTGGTACATCTCGGCAAATCGCGACGAGAGTGTGTTTCCCAATGCAGACAATTTCCTAGTCACACGAGAGAATGCGCGGCGCCACCTCTCGTTCGGCTATGGCATACACCGCTGCGTCGGCGCACGACTTGCCGAGTTGCAAGTCACAATCCTGCTTGAGGAAATGGCCCGGCGCCGGATGCGCGTCAACGTTTGCGAAGAGCCCGTCCGCGTCGCGCAAAGCTTCGTCAACGGCTACAAATCGATGTTAGTGGAGTTGGAGCGTTACTGA
- a CDS encoding DMT family transporter, which yields MASRYGVQSMSLAAAPTENRLRPLGLRLFGISCLSVMGVLIKLASDAHIQLPEIMFWRQALAVPVVLMAVLAGPGLASLKTQRFGAHVKRSVMGLTSMAFNFGAIILLPLAEQTTLGFAVPIFATILSALILKEQVGKHRWAAVLAGFVGVLIVVQPGGSHIPPLGALVGLTSAIMISFTSLQIRDMGRTEAAMTTVFWFSALSVLPMSFLLPFFMTSHDGYEWLLLSGIGVLGGIGQIGLTGALRLAPVATVLGMDYIALLWSTFFGWLIWNHVPGPATWIGASIIIGSGLYIALREHRLAIERTKDIIV from the coding sequence ATGGCAAGTCGCTACGGCGTGCAGAGCATGTCCCTTGCTGCTGCCCCGACCGAGAACCGCCTTCGCCCGCTTGGACTGCGGCTTTTTGGCATCTCCTGCCTTTCGGTAATGGGCGTCCTGATCAAACTTGCGAGCGATGCGCACATCCAGCTGCCTGAAATCATGTTCTGGCGGCAAGCGCTTGCGGTGCCCGTTGTGCTGATGGCTGTGCTTGCCGGGCCCGGGCTGGCCTCGCTCAAGACGCAGCGCTTTGGTGCACACGTCAAACGCAGCGTGATGGGTTTGACCAGTATGGCGTTCAATTTCGGGGCCATCATCCTGCTGCCGTTGGCCGAACAGACGACGCTGGGCTTTGCAGTTCCCATCTTTGCGACGATCCTGTCCGCACTCATTCTCAAGGAACAGGTCGGCAAGCATCGCTGGGCGGCCGTCCTTGCGGGCTTTGTGGGTGTATTGATCGTTGTGCAGCCTGGCGGCAGCCATATCCCCCCACTGGGCGCGTTGGTCGGCCTGACGTCGGCGATCATGATTTCCTTCACCAGCCTGCAGATCCGCGACATGGGGCGGACAGAGGCTGCCATGACGACAGTCTTCTGGTTCTCCGCGCTTTCAGTGTTGCCCATGAGCTTCTTGCTGCCCTTCTTCATGACAAGTCATGACGGCTATGAATGGCTCCTGCTCAGTGGCATCGGAGTATTGGGCGGGATCGGCCAGATCGGGTTGACGGGTGCGCTTCGCCTTGCCCCGGTCGCGACAGTGCTCGGCATGGATTACATCGCGCTCCTCTGGTCAACTTTCTTCGGCTGGCTGATCTGGAATCATGTGCCCGGTCCAGCGACCTGGATCGGCGCCTCAATCATAATTGGGAGTGGCCTTTACATTGCGCTTCGCGAACACAGGCTCGCAATCGAAAGAACGAAGGACATCATCGTATGA
- the murA gene encoding UDP-N-acetylglucosamine 1-carboxyvinyltransferase, with amino-acid sequence MDRILVRGGNRLSGTIPISGAKNSALTLLPCALLTDEPLTLRNLPRLADVDSFGHLLNQLGCSTMIEGARPEDFGRVMTLRAGKVTATIAPYDIVRKMRASILVLGPLLARAGEATVSLPGGCAIGNRPIDLHLKALEAFGAQMETTSGYVTARAKDGRLPGGKIIFPVVSVGATENALMAAARARGTCVIENAAREPEIVDLCNLLVAMGVQIDGIGTETLTIEGTDRLHGATYRVMPDRIEAGSYACAVGIAGGDVDLVGANPADMQATLGALRDAGVTVEEHRKGIRVSSDGKLGPLTLSTAPFPGFATDMQAQFMAMLTKAGGASVLTETIFENRYMHVPELARMGADIQVRGRSAVVRGVDRLVGAPVMATDLRASMSLIIAGLVAEGETNVQRVYHLDRGYERLEEKLSAVGADIERVSDG; translated from the coding sequence ATGGACAGGATCTTGGTTCGCGGCGGCAATCGCCTTTCCGGCACAATCCCGATTTCGGGCGCGAAGAATTCGGCGCTGACGCTGTTGCCGTGTGCGCTGCTCACAGATGAACCCCTGACGCTCAGGAACCTGCCTCGCCTCGCAGATGTCGATAGCTTCGGCCATCTTCTCAACCAGCTTGGCTGTTCGACAATGATCGAAGGCGCGCGGCCAGAGGATTTTGGCCGCGTCATGACATTGCGCGCCGGCAAGGTCACCGCGACGATCGCCCCCTATGACATAGTCCGCAAGATGCGCGCGTCCATCCTGGTACTCGGCCCTTTGCTTGCACGCGCAGGCGAAGCAACAGTCTCGCTGCCCGGTGGCTGTGCGATTGGCAATCGCCCGATCGATCTGCACCTGAAAGCGCTTGAGGCGTTCGGTGCCCAGATGGAGACCACAAGCGGATACGTCACTGCGCGCGCAAAGGACGGCAGGCTTCCGGGAGGCAAGATCATCTTCCCCGTCGTCTCTGTTGGTGCCACCGAGAACGCCCTGATGGCAGCAGCGCGGGCGCGCGGCACCTGCGTCATAGAGAACGCCGCGCGCGAGCCGGAAATTGTCGATCTGTGCAATCTCCTGGTCGCGATGGGCGTCCAGATTGACGGGATCGGCACCGAGACACTGACGATTGAAGGCACCGACCGGCTTCACGGCGCCACCTATCGCGTCATGCCCGATCGGATCGAGGCGGGAAGTTATGCCTGCGCGGTTGGCATTGCCGGCGGCGACGTCGATCTGGTGGGGGCAAATCCGGCTGACATGCAGGCAACACTCGGCGCTCTGCGCGATGCTGGTGTGACAGTCGAAGAGCACAGAAAAGGCATAAGGGTCAGCTCTGACGGCAAACTGGGTCCATTGACGCTTTCCACTGCCCCCTTCCCCGGCTTTGCGACGGATATGCAAGCGCAATTCATGGCGATGCTGACCAAGGCTGGTGGTGCGAGCGTGCTGACCGAGACGATCTTCGAGAACCGCTACATGCACGTGCCCGAACTGGCCCGCATGGGCGCGGACATTCAGGTGCGCGGTCGGTCCGCCGTGGTTCGCGGTGTAGACCGGCTCGTCGGCGCTCCCGTGATGGCAACAGACCTGCGCGCGTCGATGAGCCTGATTATCGCCGGGCTCGTCGCCGAGGGCGAAACCAACGTCCAGCGCGTCTATCACCTCGACCGCGGCTATGAGCGACTGGAGGAAAAGCTTTCGGCAGTAGGCGCCGACATTGAGCGCGTCAGCGACGGCTGA
- a CDS encoding DUF445 domain-containing protein — protein MKRVATGMLLGMAAVYLLARAFVDLHPAIGFVKAFAEAAMVGGLADWFAVTALFRHPLGLPIPHTAIIPRNKNRIGETLAQFLKDNFLTPAVVARRMRHMDVAAAAGRFLADPDHGGAGRLREGASRLLADILEALDDDRLGGMAKGAIASRIRALEVSPLLGQSLEAAMADGRHIPLLDGIINRASLIVASNEEIIRDMVHERAGRILRWTGLDENVADALITGLNKLLYDMADYPDHPLRIRVNEMLADLGHDLQYDPEMQAKVARLKDEIVDNPAMQRWIDGLWQQARSALLRAARDPDKAMAGRFGEALRQLGTTLQQDDALRDTINRFARRATVGATASYGDNIVRLVSDTVRGWDASRVTDRVENAVGRDLQYIRINGTLVGGLVGLGLHALDVVL, from the coding sequence ATGAAGCGCGTGGCCACTGGCATGCTTTTGGGCATGGCGGCTGTCTACCTCCTTGCACGCGCCTTCGTCGATCTGCATCCCGCGATCGGATTTGTGAAGGCCTTTGCAGAAGCCGCGATGGTTGGCGGGCTTGCGGACTGGTTTGCCGTGACGGCGTTGTTCCGTCACCCCCTCGGCCTGCCCATTCCGCACACGGCCATCATTCCCAGGAACAAGAACCGGATTGGTGAGACGCTCGCCCAATTCCTCAAGGATAATTTCCTGACGCCTGCCGTCGTTGCACGCCGGATGCGGCACATGGATGTGGCCGCAGCGGCAGGACGATTCCTTGCAGATCCCGATCATGGCGGGGCCGGGCGTCTGCGGGAAGGCGCATCACGGCTGCTGGCAGACATACTTGAAGCGCTGGACGACGACCGGTTGGGCGGCATGGCCAAGGGCGCAATTGCCAGTCGCATCCGCGCACTGGAAGTTTCCCCGCTGCTTGGCCAGTCTCTCGAAGCCGCGATGGCTGATGGACGCCATATTCCCTTGCTTGACGGCATAATCAATCGTGCCTCCTTGATCGTCGCTTCCAATGAGGAGATTATTCGCGACATGGTCCACGAACGGGCCGGGCGCATCCTCCGCTGGACGGGGCTTGACGAGAATGTCGCGGATGCCCTGATAACCGGTCTGAACAAGCTGCTCTACGACATGGCGGATTATCCCGATCATCCGCTTCGTATCCGGGTGAACGAGATGCTGGCCGATCTTGGCCATGATCTTCAATATGATCCGGAGATGCAGGCAAAGGTGGCCAGGCTGAAGGATGAGATTGTCGATAATCCCGCCATGCAGCGCTGGATTGATGGGCTGTGGCAACAGGCACGAAGCGCGCTGCTCAGGGCCGCCCGCGATCCGGACAAGGCCATGGCAGGCAGGTTCGGAGAGGCACTGCGCCAACTCGGCACAACCCTGCAACAAGACGATGCGCTCCGCGATACGATCAACCGCTTTGCCCGCCGGGCAACTGTTGGAGCGACAGCGAGCTATGGGGACAATATCGTTCGGCTGGTCTCGGACACCGTCCGTGGCTGGGATGCCAGTCGTGTAACGGACCGGGTGGAAAATGCAGTCGGGCGCGACCTGCAATATATTCGGATCAATGGCACGCTGGTCGGCGGGCTGGTCGGGCTCGGACTGCATGCGTTGGACGTCGTGCTTTAA
- a CDS encoding oxidoreductase family protein has product MADEPLGFALPKGLDDVDAAFMTQVLRRSGAISETNEVISQEEQGVGMTAGYFSAIKRVLCTYKEPTNAPHAFVVKAWPQLEIAPKENIRAMFVKDIKGYHMPADSFYPRPITHLAAFDAKRDLWALVMEDACAYADHKIHEAELNFEETMRMVPGLVDVAIAWEGADSGDKAAQLDDLGVALWASDDNLADFKALMPGGVKIHDWVTTMADSPLVGTPTWDACLGGPGFSEAFARKSDAFFANSHPANGATCTLSHGDMRGDNIFFCDGHSSYPGGWLCIDFQLMFRGPVPSDLAYLMCSGSVLPEVYAEDNLQRILGTFYDGFMAKTRAYPNYSYEQFVDEFATMATVNFCYYMAFGVPFYQGGAFRNELAMRVELGGQGVTETDLTPEEMRQRMWWRKTWRNQRELFRTFNLRERLRALPENTSGMGEWAELPAHLAQAGDEISRR; this is encoded by the coding sequence ATGGCTGACGAACCGCTTGGTTTTGCCCTGCCAAAGGGACTCGACGATGTCGACGCGGCTTTCATGACCCAGGTGCTGCGCCGCAGCGGTGCAATTTCTGAGACCAATGAGGTTATTTCGCAGGAGGAACAGGGTGTCGGCATGACCGCTGGCTATTTCTCCGCGATCAAGCGCGTACTGTGCACATACAAGGAGCCTACCAATGCGCCGCACGCATTTGTCGTCAAGGCTTGGCCTCAACTCGAAATTGCGCCCAAGGAAAATATCCGCGCGATGTTCGTCAAGGATATCAAGGGTTACCATATGCCTGCGGACAGTTTCTATCCCCGTCCGATAACGCATCTTGCCGCGTTCGATGCAAAAAGGGATCTTTGGGCCTTGGTGATGGAGGATGCCTGCGCCTACGCCGACCACAAGATCCACGAGGCCGAACTTAACTTCGAAGAAACTATGCGGATGGTTCCCGGTCTGGTCGATGTCGCCATTGCATGGGAAGGTGCGGATTCCGGAGATAAGGCGGCACAACTTGATGATCTTGGCGTCGCGCTCTGGGCGTCGGACGATAATCTGGCAGATTTCAAGGCGCTGATGCCGGGGGGAGTGAAGATCCACGATTGGGTGACGACGATGGCGGATTCGCCGCTCGTCGGGACGCCGACCTGGGACGCCTGTCTTGGCGGCCCCGGATTCAGCGAGGCTTTCGCTCGCAAATCCGATGCATTTTTTGCAAATTCTCATCCTGCCAACGGCGCGACTTGCACTCTGTCTCACGGCGATATGCGCGGCGACAACATCTTCTTCTGCGACGGCCACTCCAGTTATCCCGGTGGGTGGCTATGCATCGATTTTCAGTTGATGTTTCGAGGACCGGTGCCGTCCGACCTCGCCTATCTGATGTGCTCCGGTTCAGTGCTACCAGAGGTCTATGCCGAGGACAATTTGCAGCGGATATTGGGTACCTTCTACGACGGTTTCATGGCGAAGACGCGCGCATATCCCAATTACAGCTATGAACAGTTCGTTGACGAGTTTGCGACGATGGCGACCGTAAACTTTTGCTACTATATGGCTTTTGGCGTTCCCTTTTATCAGGGCGGAGCCTTTCGCAACGAACTGGCAATGCGCGTCGAACTCGGCGGCCAGGGGGTGACCGAGACCGACCTCACACCTGAGGAAATGCGGCAGCGCATGTGGTGGCGCAAGACGTGGCGCAATCAGCGCGAGCTTTTTCGCACTTTCAACCTGCGCGAACGATTGCGGGCATTACCGGAAAACACCTCCGGTATGGGCGAATGGGCCGAATTGCCAGCCCATCTGGCCCAAGCCGGAGACGAAATCAGCCGTCGCTGA
- a CDS encoding PilZ domain-containing protein, which translates to MKLDNLSSRGFRTDWPNKLALGDSVWLKLPGLAAMPAKVTWELDNMIGCTFDVRLHPALYAQSLEIIADAQRSVDLN; encoded by the coding sequence GTGAAACTTGATAATCTGTCATCGCGTGGCTTTCGCACCGATTGGCCGAACAAGCTCGCGCTGGGCGACTCGGTCTGGCTCAAATTGCCGGGGCTGGCGGCAATGCCAGCCAAGGTTACCTGGGAACTGGACAATATGATCGGATGCACATTTGACGTCCGGCTTCATCCCGCCCTTTATGCCCAGTCTCTGGAAATAATCGCGGACGCGCAAAGATCCGTCGATCTCAATTAG
- the grxD gene encoding Grx4 family monothiol glutaredoxin — protein MSDAIQARIGEIVNGSDIVLFMKGTPYFPQCGFSSKAVAILEHLDVEFASFDVLQDPEVRAGIKEYSDWPTIPQLYVKGEFVGGSDIMMEMFEAGELAQLIADQGIAQLSS, from the coding sequence ATGAGCGACGCAATCCAGGCCCGAATTGGCGAAATCGTGAACGGTAGCGACATCGTCCTGTTCATGAAGGGCACACCTTATTTTCCGCAGTGCGGGTTTTCGAGCAAGGCCGTTGCAATCCTCGAACATCTGGATGTCGAGTTCGCGAGTTTCGACGTACTGCAAGACCCGGAGGTCCGCGCCGGTATAAAGGAATATTCCGACTGGCCGACGATCCCTCAGCTTTACGTGAAGGGTGAATTCGTTGGCGGGTCGGACATCATGATGGAAATGTTCGAAGCCGGCGAACTTGCCCAGCTAATCGCCGATCAGGGAATTGCCCAGCTTAGCAGCTAG
- a CDS encoding TonB-dependent receptor produces the protein MKLPRISAAMVAVFAQVGPACASDAADGESTPIIVTATLDGYRSPETRSGTKTDTPILDIPQSISVVTSQQIADQQIRSITDLVRYVPGVSAGQGEGNRDQVTLRGNNTSADFFVDGLRDDVQYFRSFYNIDRVEVFKGANAMIFGRGGGGGVINRVTKTAVEDRSFYGATLSADTFGSYYGTTDINVDLGTAAVRFNALYEDLNNHRDAYSGERYAINPTFGAELGTTTVMIGYEYVHDDRVTDRGIPSAFAGTISAPAGPLKGYRDRFFGLSGVNVSKFDAHMVRFRSETRLSPSLTFSTQALYGHYDKSYRNAYAATPVGGTTTAPTVGIEAYFDPTRRETLIGQANLEWQVSTGPIKHVILLGGEFTSQDSHNERINGFFSATAPTAANRRATIALADPLAIPTIFFIAGPTANGNRKVRGNLDQVSAYVQDQISLGEHLDLIGGLRYDRYENRISNVFTGAIASRVDQLWSPRIGLVYKPVPQASIYVSYSKSYLPQGGDQFVTFDVTNAALEPETFDNYEIGAKWNVTPQLTFTTAVYRLDRGNTRAPGPTAGTIVQTGSQRSSGFELALAGQITSKWTATLGYAHTSAKIRETTSAAPAGRRVGQVPRNQFSLWSRYDVTPRLGLGLGLAHQSRQFTSISNTTFLPAYTRIDAALFYAVSDRLELQINVENLTDTRYFPTAHNDNNISTGAPINGRFTLAAKF, from the coding sequence TTGAAACTGCCCCGGATTTCCGCCGCAATGGTCGCTGTCTTCGCCCAGGTCGGCCCAGCCTGTGCCAGCGACGCGGCAGATGGGGAGAGCACTCCAATCATCGTGACGGCGACACTCGACGGCTATCGGTCGCCCGAGACCCGGAGCGGGACAAAGACCGACACCCCCATTCTCGACATTCCGCAATCGATCTCCGTTGTGACGTCGCAGCAAATTGCAGACCAGCAGATCCGGTCGATTACAGATCTGGTGCGCTATGTTCCCGGGGTGAGCGCAGGTCAGGGCGAAGGCAATCGGGACCAGGTCACGTTGCGTGGGAACAACACGAGTGCAGACTTCTTCGTCGACGGCCTGCGTGACGACGTCCAGTATTTTCGGAGTTTCTATAATATCGACCGGGTTGAAGTGTTCAAAGGCGCCAATGCCATGATCTTCGGCCGTGGCGGCGGCGGCGGCGTCATCAACCGTGTGACCAAGACCGCGGTTGAGGATCGCAGCTTCTATGGGGCCACGCTGTCCGCGGATACATTTGGCAGCTATTATGGCACGACAGACATCAACGTTGACCTTGGAACAGCAGCGGTCCGGTTCAACGCTCTCTATGAAGACCTCAACAATCACCGCGATGCCTATTCTGGCGAGCGATATGCCATCAACCCGACCTTCGGTGCAGAGCTTGGCACGACGACGGTCATGATCGGCTATGAATATGTCCATGACGATCGCGTGACGGATCGCGGCATACCATCTGCCTTCGCTGGCACGATCTCAGCACCCGCGGGACCGCTCAAGGGCTATCGGGACAGGTTTTTCGGGCTGAGCGGTGTCAACGTTTCCAAATTCGACGCCCATATGGTGAGGTTCCGCAGTGAGACTCGCCTCTCGCCGTCTCTCACCTTTTCCACCCAGGCGCTCTATGGGCATTATGACAAATCCTACCGCAATGCCTATGCCGCGACGCCGGTCGGCGGGACGACCACCGCACCGACGGTCGGGATCGAGGCCTATTTCGATCCGACACGCCGCGAGACGCTGATCGGACAAGCCAATCTTGAGTGGCAGGTTTCAACCGGCCCGATCAAGCACGTCATCCTTTTGGGCGGCGAGTTCACAAGCCAGGATTCGCACAATGAACGGATAAACGGCTTTTTCAGTGCGACCGCACCAACTGCGGCAAACCGGCGCGCCACGATTGCGCTTGCCGACCCTCTGGCTATTCCAACGATCTTCTTCATCGCCGGGCCGACCGCGAATGGAAACCGGAAAGTCAGGGGCAATCTCGACCAGGTCTCCGCCTATGTCCAGGACCAGATCAGCCTTGGCGAGCATTTGGACCTCATCGGGGGGCTACGCTATGATCGCTATGAAAACCGCATTTCCAATGTGTTCACCGGCGCGATTGCCTCGCGTGTCGATCAGCTTTGGTCGCCGCGCATCGGACTGGTTTACAAACCGGTGCCCCAGGCGTCGATCTATGTAAGCTATTCCAAATCCTACTTGCCGCAGGGCGGGGACCAGTTCGTGACCTTCGACGTCACAAATGCGGCGCTGGAACCGGAAACGTTCGACAATTACGAAATCGGTGCGAAGTGGAACGTCACGCCGCAGCTGACGTTCACGACAGCCGTCTACCGCCTGGACCGGGGCAACACCCGAGCCCCCGGCCCGACTGCCGGGACAATTGTCCAGACCGGATCGCAACGAAGCAGCGGCTTCGAGCTTGCGTTGGCTGGACAGATCACGAGCAAGTGGACCGCAACCCTTGGCTATGCGCACACCAGCGCGAAGATCCGTGAGACGACATCGGCAGCGCCGGCAGGGCGCCGTGTCGGTCAGGTGCCGCGCAATCAGTTTTCGCTCTGGAGCCGCTATGATGTGACACCCAGACTCGGCCTTGGGCTTGGCCTTGCCCATCAGTCGCGCCAATTCACCTCGATCAGCAATACAACATTTCTGCCGGCCTACACCCGGATTGATGCCGCACTGTTCTATGCGGTAAGCGATCGTCTCGAATTGCAGATCAACGTCGAGAATCTGACCGACACGCGCTATTTTCCGACTGCTCACAATGACAACAACATCTCGACCGGAGCCCCGATCAACGGTCGATTCACCCTTGCAGCAAAATTCTGA